The Miscanthus floridulus cultivar M001 chromosome 17, ASM1932011v1, whole genome shotgun sequence genome has a window encoding:
- the LOC136518499 gene encoding protein FANTASTIC FOUR 3-like produces the protein MPSLLDSPSPPQIPAAGAWGSLYYAVQEPVKPRHVTAVVPAAAVAKKPAYGGGRKKNLETCTEELGCETGAVDAATACNGADDKGDGGEVEEAECAERKRRALEEEMEMEGRARQSSARRPLPPPLTTLARGASRVRMVHERRDGRLAVYAVRAPGVEAERSGGRLRMRLISLPSASGSTACRRQEPRDAEAKEEVVEAKVEEEEGHYQMYVRGGRCVEVEGAAAAARRGKQWEPEQAAAFWVATS, from the coding sequence ATGCCTTCGCTGCTcgactcgccgtcgccgccacagATCCCGGCCGCTGGCGCCTGGGGCTCGCTGTACTACGCTGTCCAAGAACCCGTGAAACCTCGTCACGTGACGGCCGTCGTCCCCGCGGCTGCAGTTGCCAAGAAGCCGGCGTACGGCGGCGGCAGGAAGAAGAACCTGGAGACGTGCACCGAGGAGCTCGGGTGCGAGACCGGCGCCGTCGACGCCGCGACGGCCTGTAACGGCGCCGACGACAAGGGCGACGGTGGTGAAGTGGAGGAGGCTGAGTGCGCGGAGAGGAAGCGGCGCGCCCTAgaggaggagatggagatggaggggAGGGCACGCCAGTCGTCGGCGCGCCGGCCTCTGCCCCCGCCGCTGACGACGCTTGCGCGCGGCGCCAGCCGCGTGCGGATGGTTCACGAGCGGCGCGACGGCCGACTGGCCGTGTACGCGGTGCGCGCGCCcggggtggaggccgagcggagCGGCGGCCGCCTTCGCATGCGCCTCATCTCCCTCCCCAGCGCCAGCGGCTCCACCGCTTGCCGCCGACAAGAACCACGAGATGCAGAGGCGAAGGAGGAGGTGGTAGAGGCCAAGGTTGAGGAAGAGGAGGGCCACTACCAGATGTACGTGCGCGGCGGCCGTTGTGTCGAGGTGGAAGGTGCTGCGGCCGCGGCGAGGCGCGGCAAGCAGTGGGAGCCGGAGCAGGCTGCCGCGTTCTGGGTCGCCACCTCCTGA